The genomic segment CTCCAGTGTGCACACGCAGGTGTCGGCTGTAACTATAGGAACTGTTAAAACATTTCCCGCATTGGTCACAGCTGAATGGCTGCTCTCCGGTATGGATACGAAGGTGACGCATGTAGTTACTCAGGCGACCAAAACCTTTCCCACAGTCTTTACACTGGTGCGGTTTCTCTCCCGTGTGGGTACGCACATGCTGTTTGTACGTTTTTGAAATGGAGAAGCTTTTCTCACAGAGTTCACAGCGGAATGGTTTTTCCCCGGTGTGAATACGCAAATGTGATTTGTAATTGCCCAACTGAGAGAAGCTCCTGCCACACTGGTTACATCGGTATGGTTTCTCTCCTGAGTGGACACGCAGGTGGATCTTGTAACTACTTAAGTCACTGAAACTCTTTTCACATTGGCCACACTCATACGGTTTCTCTCCAGTGTGGTTGCGCAGATGCAGACTAAAATGGCCTGACTGAGTGAAACTCTTTCCACAGAAGTCACACTGGTACGGCTTCTCTCCGCTGTGGCTCAGCTGGTGTCGCTTGTACGAACTTAAAAAACTAAAGCTCTTGGGACACTGGTCACAGCAGTATGGCTTCTCTTTAGTGTGGACACGCATGTGGATCTTGTAGATACTGAAGTAACTGAAAGTCTTTTCACACTGGTCACACTGGTAGGGGCCGGTGTGGTCCCGCAGGTGCTTTTTGTATGAAC from the Perca flavescens isolate YP-PL-M2 chromosome 2, PFLA_1.0, whole genome shotgun sequence genome contains:
- the LOC114571872 gene encoding zinc finger protein 239-like — encoded protein: MSSSEELKQTDSDRSRPHQCQECGKCFSRICSLRRHELTHSADKLFHCEQCDRSFSQLKKYKLHLHSHTEDKSSCCEQCGRHFNNQSSYKKHLRDHTGPYQCDQCEKTFSYFSIYKIHMRVHTKEKPYCCDQCPKSFSFLSSYKRHQLSHSGEKPYQCDFCGKSFTQSGHFSLHLRNHTGEKPYECGQCEKSFSDLSSYKIHLRVHSGEKPYRCNQCGRSFSQLGNYKSHLRIHTGEKPFRCELCEKSFSISKTYKQHVRTHTGEKPHQCKDCGKGFGRLSNYMRHLRIHTGEQPFSCDQCGKCFNSSYSYSRHLRVHTGEKPYWCSQCKRLFTRSQSLKKHRCVAIDEEAPLSCSPTAATNDDDQQ